The Centroberyx gerrardi isolate f3 chromosome 12, fCenGer3.hap1.cur.20231027, whole genome shotgun sequence genome has a window encoding:
- the dcst1 gene encoding DC-STAMP domain-containing protein 1: protein MLQSDPRSVQRRRTPHSTLERISLAFLPPSVHRFLFSQSDEVPAARFLLGALFGAGSGAGLFLGVAHSLPLTFDLWLAAGCVFVAVCMLGGAFSSSFRCSVLLMFPSMLGSRGRNYMMLLILSELYRGPVWNVQRNVQAAALSLGCSLDLQLQHSRLMWRETVQPFILIAQEIQNDTAEFQEEARSVSRKFQSIRDEVVSQYGYDRFQPQPAAAAAAASGNTTQERFTARTMMQCDTVAQQAVRRCADWFQVRWQRCMQAVRVPVISHFLCASMRLHFLCDVMRVMTPWCRQQIPVEGNFGQTFDQLNRSIDLLSREFSSELVLQEQQQQSVLSGSLQQDFSESLSRSFSQLTAGMERLLRLLQLLLSLSFTSIFTSAFGYSRRFRQDVRFDNVYITRYFRLIDGRRRRAGKRCLFPLSRSERSQFIDPWSPAIHPTELRQVVVAVLQVVCVALLSAVLLAVDLSVFHMLDIVSRHSVTQFNLTSSHHVDIRVGGASMMARLLRKTVAAFNSSSSLHMTTSNQMCVSPPSPLPAGVYVTCVCSVLLAALFSCLQVYTNRLRRVIAAFHYPAREKKRVLFLYNLQIQQRISSMNRKRIISRGRRHRTVRY, encoded by the exons CTCTGGAGCGGATCAGTCTGGCCTTCCTGCCACCGTCCGTCCATCGATTCctcttcagccaatcagatgagGTTCCTGCCGCTCGCTTCCTGCTGGGCGCTCTGTTCGGAGCGGGGAGCGGAGCAG GTCTGTTCCTGGGCGTCGCCCACAGCCTGccgctgacctttgacctctggctGGCAGCAGGATGTGTGTTTGTCG ctGTGTGTATGCTGGGCGGAGCGTTCTCCTCCTCGTTCCGTTGTTCGGTCCTCCTGATGTTTCCCAGCATGCTCGGCTCCAGAGGCAGAAACTACATGATGCTGTTGATCCTGTCTGAGCTGTACAGAG GCCCGGTGTGGAACGTCCAGCGTAACGTCCAGGCCGCTGCTCTGTCTCTGGGCTGCAGTCTGGACCTGCAGCTCCAACACAGCAGGCTGATGTGGAGAGAGACCGTGCAGCCGTTCATCCTGATCGCCCAGGAGatacag AACGACACAGCAGAGTTTCAGGAAGAGGCTCGCAGCGTCAGCAGGAAGTTCCAGAGCATCAGAGACGAGGTCGTGTCGCAGTACGGCTACGACCGCTTCCAACCGCaacccgccgccgccgccgccgccgcctccgggAACACAACGCAGGAGCGCTTCACCGCCAGGACCATGATGCAGTGCGACA cggtgGCGCAGCAGGCCGTGCGGCGCTGTGCAGACTGGTTCCAGGTCCGGTGGCAGCGCTGCATGCAGGCGGTCAGAGTTCCCGTCATCAGCCACTTCCTCTGCGCTTCCATGAGGCTCCACTTCTTGTGTGATGTCATGAGAG TCATGACTCCGTGGTGCAGGCAGCAGATCCCCGTGGAGGGAAACTTCGGTCAGACGTTCGATCAGCTGAACCGCTCCATCGACCTGCTGAGCAGAGAGTTCAGCTCCGAGCTGGTGCtgcag gagcagcagcagcagtcggTCCTGTCTGGGTCTCTGCAGCAGGACTTCAGCGAGTCCCTCAGCAGGTCGTTCAGTCAGCTGACGGCAGGGATGGAGCGGCTGCTgcgcctcctgcagctcctcctctccctctccttcacctccatctTCACCTC ggcgtTTGGTTACAGCAGGCGCTTCAGGCAGGACGTTCGCTTCGACAACGTTTACATCACCAGATACTTCAGACTGATCGACGGCCGCAGGAGGAGAGCG GGGAAGCGCTGTCTGTTTCCTCTCAGCAGATCTGAGAGAAGTCAGTTCATCGACCCCTGGAGTCCAGCCATCCATCCCACTGAGCTCCGACaagtg gtggtggCTGTGTTGCAGGTGGTGTGTGTTGCTCTGCTGTCTGCCGTCCTGCTGGCTGTGGATCTGTCAGTGTTTCACATGCTGGACATCGTCAGCAGACACAGCGTCACCCAATTCAACctcacca GCAGCCACCATGTGGACATCAGAGTGGGCGGAGCCTCCATGATGGCCCGCCTCCTGAGGAAGACTGTCGCTGCCTTCaactcctcctccagcctccacaTGACCACCAGCAACCAGa tgtgtgtgtcccccccctcccccctccctgcagGTGTGTATGTCACCTGTGTATGTTCTGTCCTGTTGGCGGCGCTGTTCAGCTGTCTGCAGGTTTACACCAACCGCCTCAGACGAGTCATCGCTGCCTTCCACTATCCtgcg agagagaagaagcgaGTCTTGTTCCTCTACAACCTCCAGATCCAGCAGCGGATTTCCTCCATGAACAGGAAACGCATCATCAGCCGGGGACGGAGGCACCGGACGGTGCGTTACTGA